From a region of the Armatimonas rosea genome:
- a CDS encoding lysophospholipid acyltransferase family protein — translation MGYRLLLALCQSIVRLILATHGGLRVEGAARVPRTGGVLLCPNHICDLDPPTVGVATTRPAWFMAKSELFSMRFFSWLLPRLHAFPVKRDSADRAALTRAEELLKAGEAVVIFPEGGGNEAGTLQPLHPGALLVALRAKVPVVPVALINTNKVLPYGHIKLRKSPVPVTVIFGEPLDLSDLYGKKGGIEEATRRLTERLAAMLGQPVPEGKPQKHD, via the coding sequence GATATCGGCTCTTGCTGGCGCTCTGTCAGAGCATCGTGCGCCTGATTCTGGCAACCCATGGGGGCTTGCGGGTGGAGGGCGCGGCGCGGGTGCCGCGCACGGGCGGGGTCTTGCTGTGCCCCAACCATATCTGTGACCTCGATCCCCCGACGGTCGGTGTGGCGACGACGCGTCCGGCGTGGTTCATGGCCAAGTCCGAGCTCTTCTCGATGCGCTTCTTCTCCTGGCTCCTGCCGCGCCTGCACGCCTTCCCGGTCAAGCGCGACTCCGCCGACCGCGCTGCCCTCACACGCGCCGAGGAGCTCCTCAAGGCGGGCGAGGCGGTCGTGATCTTCCCCGAGGGCGGCGGCAACGAGGCGGGGACGCTCCAGCCGCTGCATCCGGGGGCGCTCCTGGTGGCCCTGCGCGCAAAAGTCCCTGTGGTTCCTGTGGCGCTGATCAACACCAACAAAGTGCTCCCCTACGGCCACATCAAGCTGCGCAAGTCCCCGGTGCCGGTCACCGTGATCTTTGGCGAGCCGCTCGACCTCTCCGACCTCTATGGCAAGAAAGGCGGGATCGAGGAGGCCACCCGCCGCCTCACCGAGCGCCTCGCGGCCATGCTAGGCCAGCCCGTCCCCGAAGGCAAGCCCCAAAAGCACGACTAG